One genomic segment of Hordeum vulgare subsp. vulgare chromosome 2H, MorexV3_pseudomolecules_assembly, whole genome shotgun sequence includes these proteins:
- the LOC123427726 gene encoding growth-regulating factor 3-like: MAMPFASLSPAADHHRSSPIFPFCRSSPLYSVGEEAAHQHPHPQQQQQQHAMSGARWAARPAPFTAAQYEELEQQALIYKYLVAGVPVPQDLLLPIRRGFETLASRFYHHHALGYGSYFGKKLDPEPGRCRRTDGKKWRCSKEAAQDSKYCERHMHRGRNRSRKPVETQLVASSHSQSQQHATAAFHNHSPYPAIATGGGSFALGSAQLHMDTAAPYATTAGAAGNKDFRYSAYGVRTSAIEEHNQFITAAMDTAMDNYSWRLMPSQASAFSLSSYPMLGTLSDLDQSAICSLAKTEREPLSFFGGGGDFDDDSAAVKQENQTLRPFFDEWPKDRDSWPELQDHDANNNSNAFSATKLSISMPVTSSDFSGTTAGSRSPNGIYSR; the protein is encoded by the exons ATGGCGATGCCCTTtgcctccctgtcgccggcagcCGACCACCACCGCTCCTCCCCCATCTTCCCCTTCTGCCGCTCCTCCCCTCTCTACTC ggtaggggaggaggcggcgcatcagcatcctcatcctcagcagcagcagcagcagcacgcgATGAGCGGCGCGCGGTGGGCGGCGAGGCCGGCGCCCTTCACGGCGGCGCAGTACGAGGAGCTGGAGCAGCAGGCGCTCATCTACAAgtacctcgtcgccggcgtcccCGTCCCGCAGGACCTCCTCCTCCCCATCCGCCGCGGCTTCGAGACCCTCGCCTCGCGCTTCTACCACCACCACGCCC TTGGGTACGGGTCCTACTTCGGGAAGAAGCTGGATCCGGAGCCGGGGCGGTGCCGGCGGACGGACGGCAAGAAGTGGCGGTGCTCCAAGGAGGCCGCTCAGGACTCCAAGTACTGCGAGCGCCACATGCACCGCGGCCGCAACCGTTCAAGAAAGCCTGTGGAAACGCAGCTCGTCGCCAGCTCCCACTCCCAGTCCCAGCAGCACGCCACCGCCGCCTTCCACAACCACTCGCCGTATCCGGCGATCGCCACTGGCGGTGGCTCCTTCGCCCTGGGGTCTGCTCAGCTGCACATGGACACTGCTGCGCCTTACGCGACGACCGCCGGTGCTGCCGGAAACAAAGATTTCAG GTATTCTGCCTATGGAGTGAGGACGTCGGCGATCGAGGAGCACAACCAGTTCATCACCGCGGCCATGGACACCGCCATGGACAACTACTCGTGGCGCCTGATGCCGTCCCAGGCCTCGGCATTCTCGCTCTCCAGCTACCCCATGCTGGGCACGCTGAGCGACCTGGACCAGAGCGCGATCTGCTCGCTGGCCAAGACTGAGAGGGAGCCACTGTCcttcttcggcggcggcggcgacttcGACGACGACTCGGCTGCGGTGAAGCAGGAGAACCAGACGCTGCGGCCCTTCTTCGACGAGTGGCCCAAGGACAGGGACTCGTGGCCGGAGCTGCAAGaccacgacgccaacaacaacagcaacgcctTCTCAGCCACCAAGCTGTCCATCTCCATGCCGGTCACCAGCTCCGACTTCTCTGGCACCACCGCCGGCTCCCGCTCGCCCAACGGTATATACTCCCGGTGA